A single region of the Populus nigra chromosome 2, ddPopNigr1.1, whole genome shotgun sequence genome encodes:
- the LOC133682156 gene encoding metalloendoproteinase 4-MMP-like, with amino-acid sequence MLLYYIFSILFLHYKTPCSAARPTPTLTTTPAAEVVTVKDSNYTWQNFGSFVNAGKGSHVNGMSELKRYFHHFGYLPSQDLKSITDIFDDRFETAIVRYQAKLGLQTTGKLDLDTLNQIMAPRCGVPDDTMFHKLHASRHYFYFPGKPRWTRSIPMTLTYSFSKENLINVSLSLSDIEEVFKGAFAKWGSVIPVSFVETDDYAFADIKIGFYSGDHGDGEPFDGVLGVLAHSFSPESGRFHLDARETWAIDFDLEKSKVAVHLESVAVHEIGHLLGLGHSSDEKAVMYPSLKPRKKKLDLSVDDIQGVQALYGSNPNFTLGSLLESDISTNKAADLIRIRLSQWNICIRGELEKESWVHSDNKPFVCIYCKESTGSRL; translated from the exons ATGCTTCTATATTACATTTTCTCTATCCTCTTTCTCCACTACAAGACACCATGCTCTGCCGCTAGGCCAACACCTACATTAACCACCACGCCGGCAGCAGAAGTTGTAACGGTCAAAGATTCCAACTACACATGGCAGAATTTTGGGAGCTTCGTCAATGCGGGCAAAGGCAGTCATGTCAATGGAATGTCGGAGCTCAAAAGATACTTCCATCATTTTGGCTATCTCCCATCACAAGATTTGAAGAGCATAACAGATATATTCGATGACCGGTTCGAAACAGCGATTGTTCGATATCAAGCTAAACTCGGCCTTCAGACTACTGGTAAGCTCGATCTCGATACGCTAAATCAAATCATGGCACCAAGGTGTGGCGTGCCTGATGATACAATGTTTCACAAACTGCACGCATCTAGacattacttttattttcctgGAAAACCTCGGTGGACGCGTTCCATACCAATGACTTTGACGTACTCGTTTTCTAAAGAGAATTTGATCAACGTCTCTTTGAGTTTGTCAGATATCGAAGAAGTGTTTAAAGGTGCTTTTGCAAAATGGGGTTCAGTTATACCAGTGAGTTTTGTGGAGACTGATGATTATGCTTTCGCCGATATTAAAATAGGGTTTTATAGTGGAGATCATGGCGATGGAGAACCATTCGATGGGGTTTTAGGAGTTTTGGCTCATTCATTCTCACCTGAAAGCGGGAGATTTCATCTTGATGCAAGGGAAACATGGgccattgattttgatttggagAAGTCAAAGGTCGCTGTTCATTTGGAATCAGTGGCTGTCCATGAGATTGGTCATCTGTTAGGATTGGGCCACTCTTCTGATGAAAAGGCTGTCATGTACCCTAGTTTGAAACCTAGAAAAAAGAAGTTGGATTTGAGCGTTGATGATATACAAGGAGTGCAAGCTCTTTATGGATCCAACCCTAATTTCACACTTGGGTCCTTGTTAGAGTCCGATATTTCAACAAACAAGGCTGCTGATTTAATCAGAATCAGATTATCTCAGTG GAATATATGCATTCGTGGAGAATTGGAAAAGGAAAGTTGGGTACACTCAGACAACAAGCCATTTGTTTGTATATATTGTAAGGAATCAACTGGCTCAAGGCTATAA
- the LOC133681480 gene encoding ankyrin repeat-containing protein ITN1-like, whose translation MFSFCMQRVEKLIPSYYAKLRDSEQKMTAEELFKDMHKDQLLAAKQWAKETSQSCSAVAVLIATIVFAAAYTVPGGSNDKGIPIFLHKNFFLFFTIMDVIALASSLTSVVMFLSILTSSFDYEDFRYSIPRKLTFGFTLLFFSVMATMLAFAATILLIVQSGKQLTAGLISIAAFFPVSVFAMMQFRFYAAFMHSTKGIRKAMRRSLPRFGAPLLFRKRKQCRYLFPKKQVLESDYYSGF comes from the coding sequence ATGTTCTCCTTCTGTATGCAGCGTGTCGAGAAGCTCATCCCTTCTTATTATGCCAAGCTCCGCGACTCTGAGCAGAAAATGACTGCAGAGGAGCTCTTCAAAGATATGCACAAAGACCAACTCCTGGCCGCAAAACAATGGGCCAAGGAAACTTCTCAGTCATGCTCAGCTGTAGCTGTTCTTATTGCCACCATTGTCTTTGCTGCTGCCTACACTGTACCTGGTGGTTCAAATGATAAGGGCATCCCAATTTTCCTccacaaaaacttttttttgtttttcaccatcaTGGATGTTATCGCCTTAGCAAGCTCCTTGACCTCAGTTGTGATGTTCCTCTCTATCCTCACTTCTTCTTTTGATTACGAAGATTTTCGTTACTCGATCCCTCGAAAACTGACTTTTGGATTCACTTTACTCTTCTTCTCCGTGATGGCGACCATGCTTGCTTTCGCTGCCACCATTTTGCTCATCGTTCAATCAGGGAAACAATTGACAGCAGGTTTGATTTCAATTGCCGCGTTTTTTCCCGTCTCCGTGTTTGCAATGATGCAGTTCCGTTTCTATGCTGCATTCATGCATTCCACGAAGGGCATCCGTAAGGCAATGAGGAGGTCCCTCCCTCGGTTTGGTGCCCCTTTACTGTTTCGCAAGAGAAAGCAGTGTCGATATTTATTTCCGAAAAAGCAAGTTTTAGAATCAGATTATTACTctggattttga
- the LOC133683018 gene encoding uncharacterized protein LOC133683018: protein MGTPSEMKPAYIATLEEDWKSLAKFYEKHKDRLLTPMSFTEDTAFHMAVYSKDEKLLKCLLDYAQDAPTSQDHKHPISITNVYGHTPLHLAVSRGNSEAVKLLVEESKKILVGESENEKTDIMLMKNKQGETPLFRAAAFGQTEIVKYLARQPAQIVNDELLLVHRQRNDGQSILHVAVLGENFGLPAEDECDGAINEDTSRVWEAMESGRRRNMKSRFSYHVHGGWPMVERIWENKRKHKFALRLAKMLIKSDVSWDQDIAVQGLYGASTGSPVSDPSHPLLTATKTGILEVVYEMLIEKPHLLDLLDKEGKNILHVAIKYRRKDIFHLIKSNRIISNRMSYGIGKDGYTLLHQVADNKHYSVGSTHGPAPQLHEELKWFTVSPFRTVSLDHCIILF from the exons ATGGGAACTCCATCAGAAATGAAGCCAGCCTACATCGCAACCTTGGAGGAAGACTGGAAGAGCCTGGCTAAATTCTATGAGAAACATAAAGATCGCCTGTTGACTCCAATGTCATTCACCGAAGATACTGCATTTCATATGGCTGTCTACAGTAAAGATGAGAAATTGCTCAAGTGTCTTCTTGATTACGCACAGGATGCGCCTACGTCCCAGGATCATAAACATCCCATTAGTATTACAAATGTTTATGGACACACACCACTTCATTTAGCTGTCAGCAGAGGAAACTCTGAGGCAGTAAAGCTCTTGGTGGAGGAATCAAAGAAAATCCTTGTGGGAGAATCAGAAAATGAGAAAACAGATATAATGTTGATGAAAAACAAGCAAGGCGAGACCCCATTGTTTAGAGCTGCTGCGTTTGGTCAGACTGAAATAGTCAAGTATTTGGCTCGTCAACCTGCACAAATAGTCAATGATGAGCTTTTATTAGTTCATCGCCAAAGGAATGATGGACAATCTATTCTTCATGTTGCAGTCCTAGGGGAGAATTTTG GTCTTCCGGCTGAAGATGAGTGTGATGGGGCCATCAATGAAGATACATCAAGAGTTTGGGAAGCTATGGAGAGTGGCCGAAGGAGGAATATGAAAAGTCGATTTAGCTACCATGTCCACGGAG GGTGGCCGATGGTGGAAAGAATCTGGGAAAATAAGAGGAAGCATAAATTTGCCTTGCGACTGGCAAAAATGCTAATAAAGAGTGATGTTTCGTGGGATCAAGATATTGCTGTACAGGGCCTGTATGGAGCTAGCACTGGATCCCCTGTCTCTGATCCTTCGCATCCTTTGCTTACAGCAACAAAAACAGGAATACTAGAGGTTGTTTATGAAATGCTCATAGAGAAGCCTCATTTGCTTGATCTTCTTGACAAAGAAGGGAAGAACATATTGCATGTAGCTATAAAGTACAGACGCAAGGATATTTTCCATCTTATAAAGAGTAACCGGATAATATCGAACAGGATGAGCTATGGAATTGGCAAAGATGGCTACACGTTGTTGCACCAAGTAGCAGACAACAAGCATTACTCTGTAGGAAGCACGCATGGTCCTGCACCACAATTACACGAAGAGTTAAAATGGTTCACAGTAAGCCCCTTTCGTACAGTATCTTTAGATcattgtattatattattttaa